The following proteins come from a genomic window of Methanosarcina sp. MTP4:
- a CDS encoding DUF1699 family protein — protein sequence MMGFRSVRIRVVTGRDEIPGLSPEEKAVHLAFRPSDKDFFSLLKACPGIELLQLPASSYEGLSKFIKMYLRSSGIYFVKGDVSGHWHDLNNYFVIPAYVVEKINELKIQGMSEDEIITEITNLRKISPDLILHFLHVSMPCPGAKKVRPNKA from the coding sequence ATGATGGGGTTTAGAAGTGTCCGTATCCGTGTAGTCACAGGCAGGGATGAGATCCCGGGCCTGAGCCCTGAGGAAAAGGCAGTTCACCTTGCTTTTCGCCCCTCTGATAAGGATTTCTTTAGTTTGCTTAAGGCCTGCCCGGGAATAGAACTGCTCCAGCTTCCCGCGTCCTCTTATGAGGGTCTTTCCAAGTTTATTAAAATGTATCTGCGCTCTTCGGGGATTTATTTTGTAAAAGGGGATGTAAGCGGGCACTGGCATGACCTGAACAACTATTTTGTAATCCCTGCCTATGTTGTTGAGAAAATAAACGAACTGAAAATTCAGGGAATGTCTGAGGATGAGATCATCACTGAGATTACAAATCTGAGGAAAATCAGCCCTGACCTTATCCTGCATTTCCTGCACGTTTCCATGCCGTGTCCAGGTGCGAAAAAGGTCCGCCCGAACAAAGCTTGA